In Limisalsivibrio acetivorans, one genomic interval encodes:
- the csrA gene encoding carbon storage regulator CsrA, whose product MLVLSRKSNESIIIGDNIEIRIVEVSGRNVKLGIDAPKDVSVHRKEIYEAIKDENIQAASEENLVSIVDFFKNQK is encoded by the coding sequence ATGCTTGTCTTATCAAGGAAGTCTAACGAGAGTATAATTATCGGAGACAACATCGAGATTCGTATCGTTGAAGTCTCGGGCAGAAACGTCAAGCTGGGGATTGATGCCCCGAAGGACGTTTCTGTCCATCGAAAGGAGATATACGAGGCGATCAAGGATGAAAACATCCAGGCCGCCAGCGAGGAGAACCTCGTGTCTATTGTGGATTTCTTCAAGAATCAGAAGTAG
- the def gene encoding peptide deformylase, producing MVLQIRTFPDEVLRRENLPVEVVDEEIRTLLDNMAETMYENMGVGLAAPQVGVNKRVIVVDISAGEEPDGLMKLVNPQIVDFGEETVLGEEGCLSIPGEYEPVTRPDKVTVKALNEDGEELVIEADGFLARALQHEMDHLEGVLFLDRLSMLKRESMKKRIKKRIEAGDYAVTRK from the coding sequence GTGGTTTTACAGATAAGAACATTCCCCGATGAGGTGCTCCGCAGGGAGAATCTGCCCGTAGAGGTTGTGGATGAAGAGATACGCACACTTTTGGATAATATGGCAGAGACCATGTATGAGAACATGGGTGTAGGCCTTGCGGCGCCCCAGGTTGGTGTGAATAAAAGAGTTATTGTGGTTGACATCTCAGCAGGCGAAGAGCCGGACGGCCTCATGAAGCTTGTTAACCCACAGATTGTAGATTTCGGTGAGGAAACTGTCCTCGGTGAGGAGGGATGCCTCAGCATACCCGGAGAGTACGAGCCCGTTACAAGGCCGGATAAGGTTACTGTGAAGGCGCTCAATGAGGATGGCGAAGAGCTTGTTATTGAGGCTGATGGCTTTCTGGCAAGGGCTCTGCAGCATGAGATGGACCACCTCGAAGGGGTTCTTTTCCTGGATAGACTCTCTATGCTTAAGCGTGAGTCCATGAAGAAGCGGATTAAGAAGAGAATCGAAGCGGGCGATTACGCCGTTACAAGAAAATAA
- the flgK gene encoding flagellar hook-associated protein FlgK, translated as MSNIYGMLSSGISGLMAAQAGIDVSGHNIANVNTDGYSRQTVSLDTQSPALYSQNMFGRGVTVEDINRVYDELLASSVREENAELEYYKTLQTGLEKAKVYFNELEDGSGLGEALRDYFNAWSDVANNPPDESEEALVKRQTLVETTETLTQKIHDGYDALSAIQKESDYNITEYVNQINQISDNITYLNKQIAVVEATDAHANDYRDQRDALLKELSELVNVNVYERENTQIAVYVGGNALVDENESFKLYAERDTEQDNKVSVKWGTSESIKGEIDISSQITGGKLGAEFETRDETIAGYKDELDELASTLINETNRIHSLGQGVIRLNQITSTNGVPNPSFVMGEDAGAFPVDVNKGTFRITVYDSSGDPVDNYDIDIDPTKDNLNNVIAKISAADGDVSGGKIQASLSLNNTVKIYSEAGYSFAFTDDTSNFLVGAGINSYFKGTGAEDIEIADLIQDNNLYIATGRTGADGDNEIAKDIADLKFKEVFEGESVTIDEFYGYFVSGIGSDKHKVDIFVETKQNALDEMELKLEGVKGVSMDEELTLLLRFQRSYEASARFITTVDSMLEKLINGLGLVGR; from the coding sequence ATGTCCAATATATACGGAATGCTTTCATCCGGTATCTCAGGCCTCATGGCCGCCCAGGCGGGTATCGATGTTAGCGGACACAACATAGCAAACGTCAACACCGACGGCTACTCACGCCAGACAGTGAGCCTCGACACGCAGTCGCCGGCATTATACAGCCAGAACATGTTCGGCCGGGGCGTTACCGTTGAGGATATCAACAGGGTTTATGACGAACTCCTCGCCTCAAGCGTACGTGAAGAGAATGCGGAGCTTGAATACTACAAAACCCTCCAGACAGGTCTGGAAAAGGCGAAGGTCTACTTCAACGAACTTGAGGACGGGTCCGGACTCGGCGAGGCACTGCGTGACTACTTCAACGCATGGAGTGATGTAGCGAACAACCCGCCCGATGAATCCGAAGAGGCACTCGTTAAGCGGCAGACACTCGTGGAAACCACGGAAACACTTACCCAGAAGATACACGACGGCTACGATGCCCTCTCCGCCATCCAAAAGGAATCGGACTACAATATAACCGAATACGTTAACCAGATTAACCAGATCTCTGACAATATAACGTACCTCAACAAACAGATCGCCGTTGTGGAAGCAACTGATGCACATGCAAACGACTATCGTGACCAGCGGGATGCACTCCTTAAGGAGCTTTCCGAGCTTGTAAACGTAAACGTCTATGAGCGTGAGAATACCCAGATCGCGGTATACGTCGGCGGAAACGCCCTTGTGGACGAGAATGAGAGTTTCAAGCTATACGCAGAGAGGGACACAGAGCAGGACAACAAAGTTTCCGTAAAATGGGGTACCAGCGAAAGCATAAAGGGTGAGATCGACATCTCCTCTCAGATTACCGGCGGCAAGCTCGGTGCGGAATTCGAAACCAGGGATGAGACCATAGCGGGCTATAAGGACGAACTGGACGAGCTCGCCAGCACACTCATAAACGAGACAAACCGCATCCACTCCCTCGGTCAGGGTGTTATACGACTAAATCAGATCACCTCCACAAACGGAGTACCCAACCCCTCCTTCGTCATGGGGGAGGATGCGGGAGCATTCCCTGTGGATGTAAACAAGGGAACCTTCCGTATAACTGTATACGACAGCAGCGGAGACCCCGTAGACAACTACGATATCGATATCGACCCAACGAAGGACAACCTCAACAACGTCATTGCGAAGATATCCGCAGCGGACGGCGATGTCTCCGGAGGCAAGATACAGGCCTCCCTCTCGCTCAACAACACTGTGAAGATATACTCCGAGGCTGGCTACTCCTTCGCCTTCACCGACGATACATCAAACTTCCTCGTGGGCGCAGGTATAAACTCCTACTTCAAAGGAACAGGCGCCGAGGATATCGAAATAGCGGATCTTATACAGGACAACAACCTCTACATAGCCACCGGACGCACAGGAGCGGACGGCGACAACGAGATTGCAAAGGATATAGCCGACCTCAAGTTCAAGGAAGTATTCGAGGGTGAAAGCGTAACTATCGATGAATTTTACGGATACTTCGTTTCTGGGATCGGCAGCGACAAGCACAAGGTGGACATTTTCGTGGAGACAAAACAGAACGCCCTCGATGAGATGGAACTTAAGCTCGAAGGGGTTAAGGGCGTTTCCATGGACGAGGAACTCACACTCCTCCTCCGCTTCCAGAGAAGCTACGAGGCAAGCGCACGCTTCATAACCACTGTGGACTCCATGCTCGAGAAGCTTATAAACGGCTTAGGCCTTGTGGGAAGATAA
- the flgM gene encoding flagellar biosynthesis anti-sigma factor FlgM, producing MRIEDRFNNLKLDKTEQNQKAEKKKAAQNGSASSAAEKDTISISSQARTASTLTKQLKDSPEVRTELVNEIREKIESGNYNVSGRQVAEKVVNAAIDDIF from the coding sequence ATGAGGATTGAAGACAGGTTTAACAACCTAAAACTCGACAAGACAGAGCAGAACCAGAAGGCAGAGAAGAAGAAGGCTGCCCAGAACGGTTCCGCATCCTCAGCTGCAGAGAAGGATACCATAAGTATATCTTCCCAGGCAAGGACCGCCTCCACACTCACCAAGCAGCTCAAAGACTCTCCCGAAGTCAGAACCGAGCTTGTTAATGAAATCAGGGAGAAGATCGAAAGCGGAAACTACAACGTATCCGGCCGTCAGGTTGCCGAAAAGGTTGTTAACGCCGCCATCGACGATATCTTCTAA
- the flgN gene encoding flagellar export chaperone FlgN produces MGKIENLVEILESQCSLYSELIEIMALEKEAVTRWNVDDTIELTKRKDTVLYKEKVLEEARKTSIKKLSLELGIEDITLSDIIETCQDEEQRSRLQSVRERLSNLVSKLNDENLALKIIYRTNIGLVSEFFDRLGITSTKTYGGTSKPAKGTTSIIDRRG; encoded by the coding sequence ATGGGAAAGATCGAAAACCTCGTTGAAATACTCGAATCGCAGTGCAGTCTGTATTCTGAGCTTATAGAGATCATGGCCCTTGAGAAAGAGGCCGTAACACGCTGGAACGTGGACGATACCATCGAACTCACCAAGCGCAAGGATACCGTTCTGTATAAGGAGAAGGTTCTGGAGGAGGCAAGAAAAACCTCCATCAAGAAGCTCTCCCTCGAACTCGGAATCGAGGACATAACCCTTTCAGATATAATTGAAACCTGCCAAGACGAGGAGCAGCGCTCACGCCTTCAGTCCGTACGTGAGAGACTGAGTAATCTCGTTTCCAAACTGAACGATGAGAACCTCGCACTCAAGATAATCTATCGAACCAATATCGGTCTTGTCTCCGAGTTCTTCGACAGACTCGGCATAACAAGCACCAAAACCTATGGCGGAACAAGCAAACCCGCCAAAGGAACCACCTCTATCATTGACAGAAGAGGCTAG
- a CDS encoding CcmD family protein produces the protein MGSVEYLFAAYAVIWVLLGGYLIKLGMKTGELSRRLETIEDEKGGD, from the coding sequence ATGGGCAGTGTTGAATATCTATTTGCAGCGTATGCAGTAATTTGGGTTTTGCTTGGCGGATACCTTATCAAGCTCGGTATGAAAACGGGTGAACTCTCCCGCAGGCTGGAAACCATTGAAGATGAAAAAGGGGGAGACTAA
- the fliW gene encoding flagellar assembly protein FliW, translated as MQTNLAKSKEVTMERNKLVSKKLGEIEYGEEDVITLSSPILGFPDLSDFLLISKEDSYPFLWLQSVEDSNVCFILIEPQIFHTDYKPKLNKREFKILGAEENEENIKLLSIVVVPSNPKEATVNLRAPILLNTEKKLAKQVILEDDRWQIKAPLFVNKEK; from the coding sequence ATGCAGACCAACCTTGCAAAGAGCAAAGAGGTTACAATGGAAAGAAATAAACTCGTATCAAAAAAACTGGGCGAGATTGAATACGGCGAAGAGGATGTTATCACCCTCTCCTCACCGATACTCGGGTTCCCCGATCTCTCTGATTTCCTACTGATTTCAAAGGAGGACTCATACCCTTTCCTCTGGCTTCAGTCGGTGGAGGATTCAAACGTATGCTTCATCCTCATTGAGCCGCAGATATTCCATACGGACTATAAGCCAAAACTCAATAAGAGAGAGTTTAAGATACTTGGCGCAGAAGAGAACGAGGAGAATATCAAACTCCTCTCCATCGTTGTTGTTCCCAGCAACCCTAAGGAGGCTACGGTTAACCTCAGAGCTCCCATTTTACTAAATACAGAGAAAAAACTTGCGAAACAGGTTATACTTGAGGATGACAGGTGGCAGATTAAGGCACCGTTATTCGTCAACAAGGAAAAGTAA